A part of Aegilops tauschii subsp. strangulata cultivar AL8/78 chromosome 2, Aet v6.0, whole genome shotgun sequence genomic DNA contains:
- the LOC109775451 gene encoding uncharacterized protein, translating into MEALYLLASLATTLLTSTLLSLLLLLRLPFARRSARGGGGAGATRLYEGRVRHSRRRPAGHAFEYAVRYALVDLDLLPLSGYLSAADARRIASTSGPVRLLTVPKSVGYEQNPLSVYYCYDEAAQEQDEHLKMCIAEVTNTPWGEKVMFTFQPGSDLVAKPLHVSPFMDMLGNWSIRADAPGNNLYVAIAVQHPTLGNYFTAALDAKLVGQTNDSVKLATFFWLMPHKVAAGIYWEAFRLWLKNVRFLDHPRYLSGSYRSEALKRDLEIRSSCSFLHQIPRESIGRSGTATTYETAENSNHQDYKAGGGSIGARWCVWRDAQWPWC; encoded by the exons ATGGAGGCGCTCTACCTGCTGGCGTCCCTGGCCACCACCCTCCTCACCTCCACCCTGCTCTCCCTGctgctcctcctccgcctcccctTCGCTCGCCGTTCCGCTCGAGGTGGTGGCGGCGCCGGCGCCACGCGGCTCTACGAGGGCCGCGTCCGGCACTCGCGCCGGCGTCCGGCGGGGCACGCCTTCGAGTACGCCGTGCGCTACGCCCTCGTGGACCTcgacctcctccccctctccggcTACCTctccgccgccgacgcccgccgCATCGCCTCCACCTCCGGACCCGT GCGTCTCCTGACGGTACCCAAGAGCGTGGGGTACGAACAGAACCCACTCAGCGTCTACTACTGCTATGACGAAGCGGCGCAAGAACAAGATGAACACCTCAAGATGTGCATTGCTGAA GTCACAAATACTCCCTGGGGGGAGAAGGTGATGTTTACCTTCCAACCGGGCTCTGATCTCGTTGCAAAGCCTTTACATGTCAGCCCCTTCATG GATATGCTTGGCAATTGGAGTATTCGTGCTGATGCCCCAGGCAATAATCTGTACGTGGCTATTGCGGTTCAGCATCCAACACTAGGGAACTATTTTACTGCAGCTTTGGATGCCAAGTTAGTTGGTCAGACGAATGACTCGGTTAAGCTAGCAACATTCTTCTGGCTGATGCCTCATAAGGTTGCCGCAGGGATATACTGGGAG GCCTTCAGGCTTTGGTTGAAGAATGTGAGATTCCTAGACCATCCGAGGTACCTGAGCGGGAGCTACAGGTCCGAAGCTCTGAAGCGCGACCTTGAGATCCGTTCCTCCTGCAGCTTCCTGCATCAGATACCGAGAGAGAGCATTGGAAGAAGCGGCACAGCAACGACCTATGAAACAGCAGAAAACTCGAACCATCAGGATTACAAAGCTGGCGGAGGGAGCATCGGGGCGAGGTGGTGCGTCTGGAGGGATGCTCAATGGCCATGGTGCTGA
- the LOC109775450 gene encoding F-box/kelch-repeat protein At1g30090 has product MRRVRVSSHHSPVQKLGDSHMKLTPKFRLTAGTTSSPSSQPEQSQPPWETPLIPGLPDDAALNCLLRLPVEAHGACRLVCRRWRHLLADKARFFTHRRAMGLRSPWLFTLAFHRCTGKIQWKVLDLDRLAWHAIPGMPCRDRACPRGFGCIAVPGDGALLVCGGLVSDMDCPLHLVLRYDVYKNRWTVMARMLSARSFFAGGVIDGRVYVAGGYSTDQFELDSAEVLDPVNGVWQPVASMGANMASSDSAVIGGRLYVTEGCAWPFFSSPRGQVYDPKADRWEAMPAGMREGWTGQSVVIDGRLFVISEYERMKVKVYDPETDSWDPVDGPPMPERIMKPLSVSCLESKIVVVGRGLHVVIGHVKKQSAGNGGGGSCDYLVRWQDVEVPRAFSDLTPSSTQILHA; this is encoded by the coding sequence ATGCGCCGGGTTCGAGTCTCGTCCCACCACTCTCCAGTCCAGAAGCTGGGCGATTCGCACATGAAGCTGACGCCCAAGTTCCGGCTCACCGCCGGCACCACCTCATCACCGTCCTCCCAGCCGGAGCAATCTCAACCTCCATGGGAGACGCCCCTCATCCCGGGCCTCCCGGACGACGCGGCGCTCAACTGCCTGCTCCGGCTGCCAGTGGAGGCCCACGGCGCCTGCAGGCTGGTGTGCCGCCGctggcgccacctcctggccgacAAGGCGCGCTTCTTCACGCACCGCAGGGCCATGGGCCTCCGCTCGCCCTGGCTCTTCACGCTCGCCTTCCACCGCTGCACGGGCAAGATACAGTGGAAGGTGCTGGACCTCGACCGCCTGGCCTGGCACGCCATCCCCGGCATGCCCTGCCGGGACCGGGCCTGCCCCCGCGGCTTCGGCTGCATCGCCGTCCCCGGCGACGGCGCCCTGCTCGTCTGCGGcgggctggtctccgacatggaCTGTCCGCTGCACCTCGTGCTCAGGTACGACGTTTACAAGAACCGCTGGACCGTCATGGCCCGGATGCTCTCGGCGCGCTCCTTCTTCGCCGGCGGCGTCATCGACGGCCGCGTGTACGTCGCCGGGGGATACAGCACGGACCAGTTCGAGCTGGACTCGGCGGAGGTTCTTGATCCGGTGAACGGCGTCTGGCAGCCGGTCGCCAGCATGGGCGCCAACATGGCCTCCTCGGACTCCGCCGTCATCGGCGGCAGGCTCTACGTCACCGAAGGCTGCGCGTGGCCCTTCTTCTCCTCGCCGAGAGGGCAGGTGTACGATCCCAAGGCCGACCGCTGGGAGGCGATGCCGGCCGGGATGCGCGAGGGGTGGACGGGGCAGAGCGTGGTCATCGACGGACGCCTGTTCGTCATCTCAGAGTACGAGAGGATGAAGGTGAAGGTCTACGATCCGGAGACGGATTCCTGGGATCCTGTCGACGGGCCTCCCATGCCTGAGCGGATCATGAAGCCTCTGTCCGTGAGCTGCCTGGAGAGCAAGATCGTCGTCGTGGGCCGTGGCCTCCATGTGGTGATCGGCCATGTCAAGAAGCAATCGGctggcaacggcggcggcggttcTTGTGACTACTTGGTTCGTTGGCAGGATGTGGAGGTTCCCAGGGCGTTCAGCGATCTCACGCCTTCGAGCACTCAGATTTTACATGCTTAA
- the LOC109775452 gene encoding 2-methoxy-6-polyprenyl-1,4-benzoquinol methylase, mitochondrial, translated as MALRAAAARLASSSLRRRHGHLLPAAASASHTAFLHSHATSFGFKQVREDEKSKLVGNVFSSVASSYDVMNDLMSAGLHRLWKDRLISKLNPFPGMKHLDVAGGTGDVAFRVVERIKSVSHRATQGTLTDMEEDTHIYVCDINPNMLEVGKKRAAEKGYNEEQCLSWVQGDAEALSFEDGSMDGYTIAFGIRNVTHIEKALSEAYRVLKKGGRFLCLELSHVDVPVFKDIYDIYSFSVIPAVGELVAGDRQSYQYLVESIRRFPKQEKFAQMIQEAGFEAVEYENLVGGVVAIHSGVKL; from the exons ATGGCTCTGCGAGCGGCCGCCGCGAGGCTGGCGTCCTccagcctccgccgccgccacggccaCCTCCTGCCGGCGGCCGCCAGCGCCAGCCACACGGCCTTCCTCCACTCCCACGCCACCAGCTTCG GATTCAAGCAGGTGCGCGAGGACGAGAAGAGCAAGCTGGTCGGCAACGTGTTCAGCAGCGTCGCCTCCAGCTACGACGTCATGAACGACCTCATGAGCGCTGGGCTGCACCGGCTCTGGAAGGACAG GCTGATCTCAAAGCTGAATCCTTTTCCTGGGATGAAGCACCTCGACGTGGCCGGTGGGACAG GGGATGTTGCGTTCCGTGTAGTCGAAAGAATTAAGAGTGTGAGCCACAGAGCTACGCAGGGTACTCTTACTGATATGGAAGAAGACACTCACATTTATGTTTGTGACATTAATCCAAATATGCTAGAAGTTGGAAAGAAGCGTGCTGCTGAAAAAG GCTACAATGAAGAGCAGTGCCTTAGTTGGGTACAGGGAGATGCAGAAGCTCTTTCTTTTGAGGATGGGTCTATGGATGGCTATACTATTGCATTCGGGATCAGAAATGTTACACACATTGAGAAAGCTCTATCAGAAGCTTACAG AGTTCTAAAGAAAGGAGGAAGGTTCCTATGCTTGGAGTTGAGTCATGTAGATGTTCCAGTTTTTAAAGACAT TTACGACATCTATTCATTTTCTGTGATTCCGGCTGTGGGAGAGCTAGTTGCTGGTGATAGGCAGTCGTACCAATACTTGGTCGAGAGCATTCGTCGTTTTCCAAAACAG GAAAAGTTTGCTCAGATGATCCAGGAAGCTGGATTTGAGGCGGTCGAATATGAAAATCTGGTGGGCGGTGTAGTTGCCATTCACTCTGGAGTGAAACTGTAG